One stretch of Nicotiana tabacum cultivar K326 chromosome 18, ASM71507v2, whole genome shotgun sequence DNA includes these proteins:
- the LOC107788477 gene encoding uncharacterized protein LOC107788477 → MSVSISVMTFNLLEDQPEDSPNSWEKRKDLCISVITSYSPMILCTQQGVKSQLDYLQQCLQGYEQFGISRKGAEDTSDQHCTIFYDKDKVELLEGGTFWLSESPSVPGSMSWGSTVPCTATWATFQLKGVEPPGFSFQIVNTTMDEFSPRARRRGALLTWQHIASLPPSLPVVYCGGFNTQKESTTGRFLLGRSREHGVVGDMRDAWPNARVRKNVSLIRTYHGFKGTKQGPLEFLKLVFRALCLCWDRQTQDLHVDWILFRGRSLIPVSFVVVNDNIDGFYPSSHYPVFTEFMLPRSVRLIEASPENGS, encoded by the exons ATGAGTGTTTCTATAAGTGTAATGACCTTTAATCTTCTTGAAGATCAGCCAGAAGACAGTCCAAATTCATGGGAAAAGAGGAAAGATTTGTGCATAAGTGTTATTACTAGTTATTCTCCTATGATTCTCTGTACCCAACAAG GTGTGAAGTCACAGTTGGACTATCTTCAGCAGTGCTTGCAAG GTTACGAACAGTTTGGAATTTCACGGAAAGGAGCTGAAGACACTTCTGATCAACACTGTACCATTTTTTATGACAAGGACAAG GTCGAGCTTTTAGAAGGGGGAACGTTTTGGTTGTCTGAATCACCTTCGGTGCCCGGAAGCATGTCTTGGGGTTCTACAGTACCGTGCACTGCAACGTGGGCA ACATTCCAGCTTAAAGGAGTTGAGCCACCAGGTTTTTCATTTCAGATTGTTAATACAACAATGGATGAATTCAGTCCCCGTGCTCGAAGGCGAGGTGCTTTGCTCACCTGGCAGCATATTGCATCCTTACCGCCTAGCTTACCCGTCGTGTACTGTGGAGGATTTAACACCCAAAAGGAATCCACTACGGGCCGTTTTCTTCTTGGGAGATCTAG AGAGCATGGAGTTGTTGGTGATATGAGAGACGCTTGGCCCAATGCTCGTGTGAGGAAAAATGTATCCCTTATACGGACGTATCATGGATTCAAAG GTACGAAGCAGGGACCTCTTGAGTTCCTCAAGTTAGTATTCCGAGCACTTTGTCTGTGCTGGGATCGTCAAACTCAGGATCTACATGTGGACTGGATCCTTTTCCGAGGCAGATCTCTAATTCCGGTCTCGTTTGTGGTGGTGAACGACAACATCGATGGCTTTTATCCTTCGTCCCATTATCCTGTATTCACTGAGTTCATGCTTCCTCGGTCAGTGAGGCTGATCGAAGCATCCCCTGAAAACGGAAGCTAA